In Xiphophorus maculatus strain JP 163 A chromosome 15, X_maculatus-5.0-male, whole genome shotgun sequence, the following are encoded in one genomic region:
- the kif13b gene encoding kinesin-like protein KIF13B isoform X6: MDDNSLSDSNVKVAVRVRPMNRREKDLKTRCVVEMEGSQTFLHPAITNVNKGDPRNQPKAFAYDYCFWSMDESQQDKFAGQDVVFQCLGESLLDNAFMGYNACIFAYGQTGSGKSYTMMGSAEQPGLIPRLCSSLFSRTVQEAREGETFTVEVSYMEIYNEKVRDLLDPKGSRQALRVREHNVFGPYVDGLSRLAVASYKDIESLMSEGNKSRTVAATNMNEESSRSHAVFNIILTHTLMDLQSGTSGEKVSKLSLVDLAGSERAAKTGAAGERLKEGSNINKSLSTLGLVISALADHGAGKNKSKFVPYRDSVLTWLLKDSLGGNSRTAMVATVSPAADNYDETLSTLRYADRAKSIVNHAVVNEDPNARIIRELREEVDKLREQLTEAESMKAPELKERLEESEKLIQEMTVSWEEKLRKTEAIAQERQKQLESLGISLQSSGIRVVDDKCFLVNLNADPALNELLVYYLKEHTRVGSADSQDIQLCGMAIQAEHCVIDRTESSGVVLTPHRGARTCVNGAAVTSPVPLHHGDRILWGNNHYFRINLPRHRGRAAGEDEGGGAAMKKCLSADHLEVDTDALSDVSSELSFGYEFAQTEVMMKGMGTNDPLQSVLQTLERQHEEEKRCALERQRLMYEQELQQLRQRLTPERPSHFSDASSLTVGATAAGTSSGPHKRMRRWSEDREAMMTRSLRRLREQIVRAKLLAQEASFIAEELNKRTEYLVTLQIPAANLDANRKRDAVLSEPAIQVRRKAKGKQIWALEKLENRLVDMRDLYQEWKGLDEDSPMMHYFKRTDPFFDEQENHSLIGVANVFLACLFHDVKLQYAVPIINQKGEVAGRLHVEVRRGTESSEDSSAGHPDTEQNGELQERKLDCVVKILQATGLPRHLSNFVFCHYHFWGLEEPVFTAPEVGSSGSLSASKDPQCTVVFDSTKELSVPASEDLLEFLADGAVAIEVYGHKQANHRRNLALWDLGVIQAKTRSLRERWSEVTRRLELWVQLMELNEAGDFTAVEVLPAKDVRTGGVFQLKQGQSHRVRVEVRPVLDSGTMPLIVASIVSVSLGDVKVRQISKNNPHPDGGEDMDSYHEVDLERMREQWLITLTERQECLDQQLQKIVTKPDKSEDDVERESQLLECRLTLTEERNAVLVPSAGSGIPGALVERVPVPGMETHIPVLFLDLSADDFQSSLSAPLAGGLDALLSGEDEDDFFELQIVKNFEPEVKLEASWDSTVHECPQLSRAASPEQRVYLTLRAVVQLSHPAHMQLVLRKRICVNVTGKQGFAQSFLKRMSQRSTIPGCGVTFEIVSNIPGDIHGPEDREMLARLATSGEDETSADSEAAIEKYLRSVLAVENILTLDRLRQEVAVKEQLAVRGKAARRCLSSPNVNRLSASSLDLSSSTQRLTYFKGWESHQDLSVDPPPSRRSLAGAVSQNLNAESGFAASYLSPVKAVPKLLKSLLPAGREEREPAAGPQQSLPRIVVQSASVEEDMCKHQQPVSRPGRHFLDSCIP; the protein is encoded by the exons AAAAAGACCTGAAAACCAGATGTGTGGTGGAGATGGAGGGAAGCCAGACCTTCCTGCATCCAGCCATCACTAACGTAAACAAAGGAGACCCCAG GAACCAGCCTAAG GCGTTTGCCTATGACTACTGCTTCTGGTCCATGGACGAATCCCAACAGGACAAGTTTGCAG gTCAGGATGTGGTTTTCCAGTGCCTTGGGGAGAGCCTGCTGGACAACGCTTTCATGGGCTACAACGCCTGCATCTTTGCTTATGGACAGACAG GTTCTGGGAAGTCGTACACCATGATGGGCTCAGCGGAGCAGCCTGGTCTGATTCCTCGTCTCTGCAGCTCGCTCTTCAGCAGGACGGTGCAGGAGGCCCGAGAGGGAGAGACCTTCACCGTGGAGGTCTCCTACATGGAGATTTATAACGAGAAGGTCCGAGACCTGCTCGACCCCAAAGG GAGTCGCCAAGCGCTGAGAGTGAGGGAGCACAACGTTTTTGGTCCCTATGTTGACGGACTTTCCCGCCTGGCCGTGGCCAGCTACAAG GACATCGAGTCTCTGATGTCAGAGGGGAATAAATCTCGCACCGTGGCGGCCACAAATATGAACGAAGAGAGCAGCAGGTCCCACGCTGTGTTCAACATCAtccttacacacacactcatggaCCTGCAGTCTGGG ACGAGTGGAGAGAAGGTGAGCAAGCTCAGCCTGGTGGACCTCGCTGGAAGTGAGCGAGCAGCCAAAACTGGAGCAGCCGGCGAACGGCTGAAAGAAGGCAGCAACATCAACAA GTCTCTCAGCACTTTGGGTTTAGTTATCTCGGCCTTGGCTGATCACGGAGCCGGAAAGAACAAGAGCAAGTTTGTTCCCTACAGAGACTCTGTGCTCACCTGGCTGCTCAAG GACAGCCTCGGAGGGAACAGCCGGACCGCCATGGTGGCCACAGTCAGCCCGGCGGCGGACAACTACGACGAGACGCTGTCCACCTTGCGCTACGCCGACAGGGCCAAGAGCATCGTCAACCACGCCGTGGTGAACGAAGACCCCAACGCCAGAATCATCCGCGAGCTCCGAGAGGAAGTGGACAAGCTGAGGGAGCAGCTGACGGAGGCGGAG TCTATGAAGGCTCCAGAGCTGAAGGAGCGACTGGAAGAGTCCGAGAAGCTGATCCAAGAGATGACGGTCAGCTGGGAAGAGAAACTCCGCAAGACCGAAGCAATCGCACAG GAGCGTCAGAAGCAGTTGGAAAGCCTGGGTATCTCCCTTCAGTCCTCCGGCATCAGAGTGGTGGATGACAAGTGTTTCCTGGTCAACCTCAATGCTGACCCCGCCCTCAACGAGCTGCTGGTCTACTACCTCAAA GAACACACGCGCGTCGGCTCGGCCGACTCGCAGGATATCCAGCTGTGTGGGATGGCCATCCAGGCGGAGCATTGCGTCATCGACAGAACGGAGAGCAGCGGCGTGGTGCTGACTCCTCACCGCGGGGCCCG AACGTGTGTGAACGGCGCCGCAGTCACCAGTCCAGTGCCGCTGCATCACGGTGACAGAATCCTGTGGGGAAACAACCACTACTTCAG GATCAACCTGCCCAGACACAGAGGGCGAGCGGCGGGCGAGGACGAGGGCGGTGGAGCCGCCATGAAGAAGTGTCTGAGCGCCGACCACCTGGAGGTGGACACGGACGCGCTCAGTGACGTCTCCAGCGAGCTGAGCTTCGGATACGAGTTTGCTCAGACGGAGGTCATGATGAAGGGGATGGGCACAAACG ACCCCTTGCAGTCGGTGCTGCAGACCCTGGAGAGGCAGCACGAGGAGGAGAAGCGCTGCGCTCTGGAGCGCCAGAGGCTGATGTACGAGCAGGAGCTGCAACAGCTCCGCCAGCGGCTCACGCCGGAGAGACCCTCCCACTTCTCGGACGCGTCGTCCCTGACGGTCGGCGCCACCGCCGCCGGGACGTCATCGGGACCTCACAAACGAATGCGGCGATGGAGCGAGGACAG AGAAGCGATGATGACCCGCAGCCTGCGGCGCCTCAGGGAGCAGATAGTTCGGGCCAAGCTCTTGGCTCAGGAGGCCAGCTTCATCGCTGAAGAGCTCAACAAGAGGACGGAGTACCTGGTGACTCTGCAGATCCCTGCCGCCAACCTGGACGCTAACAGGAAG CGGGACGCGGTGCTGAGCGAGCCGGCCATCCAGGTCCGCAGGAAGGCCAAAGGGAAGCAGATCTGGGCTCTGGAGAAGCTGGAGAACCGGCTGGTGGACATGAGGGACCTCTACCAGGAGTGGAAGGGACTCGACGAGGACAGTCCT ATGATGCACTACTTTAAGCGCACCGACCCGTTCTTTGACGAGCAGGAGAACCACAGTCTGATCGGGGTGGCCAACGTCTTTCTGGCCTGCTTGTTCCATGACGTCAAGCTGCAGTACGCAGTGCCCATCATCAACCAGAAAGGAGAG GTGGCTGGGCGTCTGCATGTGGAAGTGAGGCGAGGTACAGAGAGCTCTGAGGACAGCAGCGCGGGACATCCTGACACCGAGCAGAACGGGGAGCTTCAGGAGCGCAAACTGGACTGTGTG GTGAAAATCCTCCAGGCCACCGGTCTCCCTCGCCATCTGTCCAACTTCGTCTTTTGCCACTATCACTTCTGGGGGCTGGAGGAGCCGGTGTTCACCGCTCCAGAGGTGGGGTCATCCGGCTCGTTGTCCGCTTCCAAAGACCCGCAGTGCACCGTGGTCTTTGACAGCACCAAG GAGTTATCTGTTCCAGCGTCCGAGGACTTGCTGGAGTTCCTGGCTGACGGCGCGGTGGCCATTGAGGTTTATGGCCACAAGCAGGCCAACCACCGCAGGAACCTGGCGCTGTGGGACCTGGGAGTGATTCAAGCCAAGACCAGATCCCTCAGAGAGAG GTGGAGCGAGGTGACCCGGCGGCTGGAGCTGTGGGTGCAGCTGATGGAGCTGAACGAGGCGGGAGACTTCACCGCCGTAGAGGTTCTTCCTGCCAAGGACGTCCGCACCGGCGGAGTCTTCCAGCTCAAACAG GGTCAGTCTCACCGGGTCCGGGTGGAGGTGCGGCCGGTGCTGGACTCGGGCACCATGCCTCTCATCGTGGCCTCCATCGTTTCTGTGTCACTCGGGGACGTCAAAGTTCGCCAGATCTCCAAGAACAACCCCCATCCG GACGGAGGCGAAGACATGGACAGCTATCAC GAGGTGGACCTGGAGAGGATGAGGGAGCAGTGGCTGATCACACTCACCGAGAGGCAGGAGTGCCTggaccagcagctgcagaagaTCGTCACTAAACCAG ACAAGTCAGAGGACGACGTGGAGAGGGAGTCCCAGCTGCTGGAGTGCCGTCTGACCCTCACAGAGGAACGTAACGCCGTGCTGGTCCCATCAGCCGGCAGCGGCATCCCAGGAGCGCTGGTGGAGAG GGTTCCTGTCCCCGGGATGGAAACCCACATTCCCGTTCTGTTCCTGGACCTCAGCG CTGATGACTTCCAGTCCAGTCTGTCGGCCCCCCTGGCCGGGGGTCTCGACGCGCTGCTGAGCGGTGAAGACGAGGATGACTTCTTTGAACTTCAAATTGTTAAAAACTTCGAACCGGAG GTGAAGCTGGAGGCGTCCTGGGACTCCACCGTCCACGAGTGTCCCCAGCTCAGCCGAGCGGCGTCCCCGGAGCAGAGGGTCTACCTGACGCTGCGCGCCGTGGTGCAGCTGAGCCACCCGGCCCACATGCAGCTGGTCCTCAGGAAGCGCATATGCGTCAACGTCACGGGGAAGCAG GGCTTCGCTCAAAGCTTCCTGAAGAGAATGTCTCAGCGCAGCACCATTCCTGGCTGCGGAGTCACCTTCGAAATAGTCTCCAACATCCCAGGA GACATCCACGGTCCGGAGGACAGGGAGATGCTGGCCCGGCTGGCCACCAGCGGCGAGGACGAGACGTCCGCCGACAGCGAGGCGGCCATAGAGAAGTACCTGCGCAGCGTTCTGGCCGTGGAGAACATCCTGACTCTGGATCGCCTCAGACAG GAGGTCGCTGTGAAGGAACAGCTGGCGGTCAGAGGGAAAGCCGCCAGACGCTGCCTGAGCTCGCCAAACGTAAACCGG CTGTCCGCCAGCAGTCTGGACCTCTCCTCCTCCACTCAGAGGCTCACTTACTTCAAG GGCTGGGAGAGCCACCAGGACCTCTCAGTGGACCCCCCTCCGTCCAGACGCTCTCTGGCTGGCGCCGTGTCCCAGAACCTGAACGCAGAGTCGG GCTTCGCTGCGTCTTATCTCTCTCCAGTGAAGGCCGTCCCCAAGCTGCTGAAGTCCCTGCTGCCTGCGGGGAGGGAGGAGCGGGAGCCGGCGGCCGGCCCGCAGCAG
- the kif13b gene encoding kinesin-like protein KIF13B isoform X7 yields the protein MDDNSLSDSNVKVAVRVRPMNRREKDLKTRCVVEMEGSQTFLHPAITNVNKGDPRNQPKAFAYDYCFWSMDESQQDKFAGQDVVFQCLGESLLDNAFMGYNACIFAYGQTGSGKSYTMMGSAEQPGLIPRLCSSLFSRTVQEAREGETFTVEVSYMEIYNEKVRDLLDPKGSRQALRVREHNVFGPYVDGLSRLAVASYKDIESLMSEGNKSRTVAATNMNEESSRSHAVFNIILTHTLMDLQSGTSGEKVSKLSLVDLAGSERAAKTGAAGERLKEGSNINKSLSTLGLVISALADHGAGKNKSKFVPYRDSVLTWLLKDSLGGNSRTAMVATVSPAADNYDETLSTLRYADRAKSIVNHAVVNEDPNARIIRELREEVDKLREQLTEAESMKAPELKERLEESEKLIQEMTVSWEEKLRKTEAIAQERQKQLESLGISLQSSGIRVVDDKCFLVNLNADPALNELLVYYLKEHTRVGSADSQDIQLCGMAIQAEHCVIDRTESSGVVLTPHRGARTCVNGAAVTSPVPLHHGDRILWGNNHYFRINLPRHRGRAAGEDEGGGAAMKKCLSADHLEVDTDALSDVSSELSFGYEFAQTEVMMKGMGTNDPLQSVLQTLERQHEEEKRCALERQRLMYEQELQQLRQRLTPERPSHFSDASSLTVGATAAGTSSGPHKRMRRWSEDREAMMTRSLRRLREQIVRAKLLAQEASFIAEELNKRTEYLVTLQIPAANLDANRKRDAVLSEPAIQVRRKAKGKQIWALEKLENRLVDMRDLYQEWKGLDEDSPMMHYFKRTDPFFDEQENHSLIGVANVFLACLFHDVKLQYAVPIINQKGEVAGRLHVEVRRGTESSEDSSAGHPDTEQNGELQERKLDCVVKILQATGLPRHLSNFVFCHYHFWGLEEPVFTAPEVGSSGSLSASKDPQCTVVFDSTKELSVPASEDLLEFLADGAVAIEVYGHKQANHRRNLALWDLGVIQAKTRSLRERWSEVTRRLELWVQLMELNEAGDFTAVEVLPAKDVRTGGVFQLKQGQSHRVRVEVRPVLDSGTMPLIVASIVSVSLGDVKVRQISKNNPHPDGGEDMDSYHEVDLERMREQWLITLTERQECLDQQLQKIVTKPDKSEDDVERESQLLECRLTLTEERNAVLVPSAGSGIPGALVERVPVPGMETHIPVLFLDLSADDFQSSLSAPLAGGLDALLSGEDEDDFFELQIVKNFEPEVKLEASWDSTVHECPQLSRAASPEQRVYLTLRAVVQLSHPAHMQLVLRKRICVNVTGKQGFAQSFLKRMSQRSTIPGCGVTFEIVSNIPGDIHGPEDREMLARLATSGEDETSADSEAAIEKYLRSVLAVENILTLDRLRQEVAVKEQLAVRGKAARRCLSSPNVNRLSASSLDLSSSTQRLTYFKGWESHQDLSVDPPPSRRSLAGAVSQNLNAESGFAASYLSPVKAVPKLLKSLLPAGREEREPAAGPQQVSRPESPTGRIDVFDLLSDVNAGHRLRTKKPQQNNF from the exons AAAAAGACCTGAAAACCAGATGTGTGGTGGAGATGGAGGGAAGCCAGACCTTCCTGCATCCAGCCATCACTAACGTAAACAAAGGAGACCCCAG GAACCAGCCTAAG GCGTTTGCCTATGACTACTGCTTCTGGTCCATGGACGAATCCCAACAGGACAAGTTTGCAG gTCAGGATGTGGTTTTCCAGTGCCTTGGGGAGAGCCTGCTGGACAACGCTTTCATGGGCTACAACGCCTGCATCTTTGCTTATGGACAGACAG GTTCTGGGAAGTCGTACACCATGATGGGCTCAGCGGAGCAGCCTGGTCTGATTCCTCGTCTCTGCAGCTCGCTCTTCAGCAGGACGGTGCAGGAGGCCCGAGAGGGAGAGACCTTCACCGTGGAGGTCTCCTACATGGAGATTTATAACGAGAAGGTCCGAGACCTGCTCGACCCCAAAGG GAGTCGCCAAGCGCTGAGAGTGAGGGAGCACAACGTTTTTGGTCCCTATGTTGACGGACTTTCCCGCCTGGCCGTGGCCAGCTACAAG GACATCGAGTCTCTGATGTCAGAGGGGAATAAATCTCGCACCGTGGCGGCCACAAATATGAACGAAGAGAGCAGCAGGTCCCACGCTGTGTTCAACATCAtccttacacacacactcatggaCCTGCAGTCTGGG ACGAGTGGAGAGAAGGTGAGCAAGCTCAGCCTGGTGGACCTCGCTGGAAGTGAGCGAGCAGCCAAAACTGGAGCAGCCGGCGAACGGCTGAAAGAAGGCAGCAACATCAACAA GTCTCTCAGCACTTTGGGTTTAGTTATCTCGGCCTTGGCTGATCACGGAGCCGGAAAGAACAAGAGCAAGTTTGTTCCCTACAGAGACTCTGTGCTCACCTGGCTGCTCAAG GACAGCCTCGGAGGGAACAGCCGGACCGCCATGGTGGCCACAGTCAGCCCGGCGGCGGACAACTACGACGAGACGCTGTCCACCTTGCGCTACGCCGACAGGGCCAAGAGCATCGTCAACCACGCCGTGGTGAACGAAGACCCCAACGCCAGAATCATCCGCGAGCTCCGAGAGGAAGTGGACAAGCTGAGGGAGCAGCTGACGGAGGCGGAG TCTATGAAGGCTCCAGAGCTGAAGGAGCGACTGGAAGAGTCCGAGAAGCTGATCCAAGAGATGACGGTCAGCTGGGAAGAGAAACTCCGCAAGACCGAAGCAATCGCACAG GAGCGTCAGAAGCAGTTGGAAAGCCTGGGTATCTCCCTTCAGTCCTCCGGCATCAGAGTGGTGGATGACAAGTGTTTCCTGGTCAACCTCAATGCTGACCCCGCCCTCAACGAGCTGCTGGTCTACTACCTCAAA GAACACACGCGCGTCGGCTCGGCCGACTCGCAGGATATCCAGCTGTGTGGGATGGCCATCCAGGCGGAGCATTGCGTCATCGACAGAACGGAGAGCAGCGGCGTGGTGCTGACTCCTCACCGCGGGGCCCG AACGTGTGTGAACGGCGCCGCAGTCACCAGTCCAGTGCCGCTGCATCACGGTGACAGAATCCTGTGGGGAAACAACCACTACTTCAG GATCAACCTGCCCAGACACAGAGGGCGAGCGGCGGGCGAGGACGAGGGCGGTGGAGCCGCCATGAAGAAGTGTCTGAGCGCCGACCACCTGGAGGTGGACACGGACGCGCTCAGTGACGTCTCCAGCGAGCTGAGCTTCGGATACGAGTTTGCTCAGACGGAGGTCATGATGAAGGGGATGGGCACAAACG ACCCCTTGCAGTCGGTGCTGCAGACCCTGGAGAGGCAGCACGAGGAGGAGAAGCGCTGCGCTCTGGAGCGCCAGAGGCTGATGTACGAGCAGGAGCTGCAACAGCTCCGCCAGCGGCTCACGCCGGAGAGACCCTCCCACTTCTCGGACGCGTCGTCCCTGACGGTCGGCGCCACCGCCGCCGGGACGTCATCGGGACCTCACAAACGAATGCGGCGATGGAGCGAGGACAG AGAAGCGATGATGACCCGCAGCCTGCGGCGCCTCAGGGAGCAGATAGTTCGGGCCAAGCTCTTGGCTCAGGAGGCCAGCTTCATCGCTGAAGAGCTCAACAAGAGGACGGAGTACCTGGTGACTCTGCAGATCCCTGCCGCCAACCTGGACGCTAACAGGAAG CGGGACGCGGTGCTGAGCGAGCCGGCCATCCAGGTCCGCAGGAAGGCCAAAGGGAAGCAGATCTGGGCTCTGGAGAAGCTGGAGAACCGGCTGGTGGACATGAGGGACCTCTACCAGGAGTGGAAGGGACTCGACGAGGACAGTCCT ATGATGCACTACTTTAAGCGCACCGACCCGTTCTTTGACGAGCAGGAGAACCACAGTCTGATCGGGGTGGCCAACGTCTTTCTGGCCTGCTTGTTCCATGACGTCAAGCTGCAGTACGCAGTGCCCATCATCAACCAGAAAGGAGAG GTGGCTGGGCGTCTGCATGTGGAAGTGAGGCGAGGTACAGAGAGCTCTGAGGACAGCAGCGCGGGACATCCTGACACCGAGCAGAACGGGGAGCTTCAGGAGCGCAAACTGGACTGTGTG GTGAAAATCCTCCAGGCCACCGGTCTCCCTCGCCATCTGTCCAACTTCGTCTTTTGCCACTATCACTTCTGGGGGCTGGAGGAGCCGGTGTTCACCGCTCCAGAGGTGGGGTCATCCGGCTCGTTGTCCGCTTCCAAAGACCCGCAGTGCACCGTGGTCTTTGACAGCACCAAG GAGTTATCTGTTCCAGCGTCCGAGGACTTGCTGGAGTTCCTGGCTGACGGCGCGGTGGCCATTGAGGTTTATGGCCACAAGCAGGCCAACCACCGCAGGAACCTGGCGCTGTGGGACCTGGGAGTGATTCAAGCCAAGACCAGATCCCTCAGAGAGAG GTGGAGCGAGGTGACCCGGCGGCTGGAGCTGTGGGTGCAGCTGATGGAGCTGAACGAGGCGGGAGACTTCACCGCCGTAGAGGTTCTTCCTGCCAAGGACGTCCGCACCGGCGGAGTCTTCCAGCTCAAACAG GGTCAGTCTCACCGGGTCCGGGTGGAGGTGCGGCCGGTGCTGGACTCGGGCACCATGCCTCTCATCGTGGCCTCCATCGTTTCTGTGTCACTCGGGGACGTCAAAGTTCGCCAGATCTCCAAGAACAACCCCCATCCG GACGGAGGCGAAGACATGGACAGCTATCAC GAGGTGGACCTGGAGAGGATGAGGGAGCAGTGGCTGATCACACTCACCGAGAGGCAGGAGTGCCTggaccagcagctgcagaagaTCGTCACTAAACCAG ACAAGTCAGAGGACGACGTGGAGAGGGAGTCCCAGCTGCTGGAGTGCCGTCTGACCCTCACAGAGGAACGTAACGCCGTGCTGGTCCCATCAGCCGGCAGCGGCATCCCAGGAGCGCTGGTGGAGAG GGTTCCTGTCCCCGGGATGGAAACCCACATTCCCGTTCTGTTCCTGGACCTCAGCG CTGATGACTTCCAGTCCAGTCTGTCGGCCCCCCTGGCCGGGGGTCTCGACGCGCTGCTGAGCGGTGAAGACGAGGATGACTTCTTTGAACTTCAAATTGTTAAAAACTTCGAACCGGAG GTGAAGCTGGAGGCGTCCTGGGACTCCACCGTCCACGAGTGTCCCCAGCTCAGCCGAGCGGCGTCCCCGGAGCAGAGGGTCTACCTGACGCTGCGCGCCGTGGTGCAGCTGAGCCACCCGGCCCACATGCAGCTGGTCCTCAGGAAGCGCATATGCGTCAACGTCACGGGGAAGCAG GGCTTCGCTCAAAGCTTCCTGAAGAGAATGTCTCAGCGCAGCACCATTCCTGGCTGCGGAGTCACCTTCGAAATAGTCTCCAACATCCCAGGA GACATCCACGGTCCGGAGGACAGGGAGATGCTGGCCCGGCTGGCCACCAGCGGCGAGGACGAGACGTCCGCCGACAGCGAGGCGGCCATAGAGAAGTACCTGCGCAGCGTTCTGGCCGTGGAGAACATCCTGACTCTGGATCGCCTCAGACAG GAGGTCGCTGTGAAGGAACAGCTGGCGGTCAGAGGGAAAGCCGCCAGACGCTGCCTGAGCTCGCCAAACGTAAACCGG CTGTCCGCCAGCAGTCTGGACCTCTCCTCCTCCACTCAGAGGCTCACTTACTTCAAG GGCTGGGAGAGCCACCAGGACCTCTCAGTGGACCCCCCTCCGTCCAGACGCTCTCTGGCTGGCGCCGTGTCCCAGAACCTGAACGCAGAGTCGG GCTTCGCTGCGTCTTATCTCTCTCCAGTGAAGGCCGTCCCCAAGCTGCTGAAGTCCCTGCTGCCTGCGGGGAGGGAGGAGCGGGAGCCGGCGGCCGGCCCGCAGCAG